One window from the genome of Bacillus weihaiensis encodes:
- a CDS encoding IS256 family transposase: MTQLQFSLDMNVLKDSVMNSNIDTVIKSAIVLVLNEFMEKERDEYLHAYPYERSDERRDYRNGYYERDLTMSVGKIKLKVPRTRHGEFSPSVFEKYARCDQALVLSMLEMVINGVSTRKVTHIVEQLCGENISKSFVSSLTQKLDPIVNDWAKRPLNITYYPFVFVDAMYIKVREHQRVVSKAVYIATAITDKNKREILGLSVDHTESFESWRNFFQQLKSRGLQSPKLVISDAHQGLQKAIQREFIGTCWQRCNVHFKRNIFTKLPKKDSTEIKLMIKRIFEAVTIEDMRNFKEELMAQFTDNHKYEKALAILDDGFEDTIQYMNFPEHIRCHIRSTNSLERLNQEVRRRERVIRVFPNTQSAFRLVGAVLMHYQDSIYSKKKSLTK; encoded by the coding sequence ATGACTCAATTACAGTTTAGCCTAGATATGAATGTTTTAAAAGATTCAGTTATGAATTCTAATATTGATACTGTTATAAAGTCTGCAATAGTTTTAGTTTTAAATGAATTTATGGAAAAAGAAAGAGACGAATATCTCCATGCATACCCTTATGAGCGTTCTGACGAACGTAGAGATTACCGTAATGGTTACTATGAACGTGATTTAACTATGAGTGTTGGCAAGATAAAACTCAAGGTCCCTCGAACACGTCATGGTGAATTTTCACCATCTGTATTTGAGAAGTATGCACGTTGTGATCAGGCTTTGGTCCTTTCTATGTTAGAGATGGTCATTAATGGTGTATCTACTAGGAAAGTGACACATATTGTTGAACAACTCTGCGGTGAGAATATATCAAAATCATTTGTATCCTCACTTACTCAAAAATTAGATCCAATCGTGAATGACTGGGCAAAGAGACCTTTAAACATAACTTACTACCCCTTTGTTTTTGTAGATGCTATGTATATAAAAGTTCGTGAACATCAACGAGTTGTCTCTAAAGCTGTCTATATTGCTACTGCTATTACAGATAAAAACAAACGTGAAATCCTAGGATTAAGTGTTGATCATACAGAAAGCTTTGAATCCTGGAGAAACTTTTTCCAACAACTGAAATCACGTGGTCTTCAATCTCCTAAGCTTGTAATTTCCGATGCTCATCAAGGTCTTCAGAAAGCTATCCAGCGTGAATTTATTGGGACTTGTTGGCAAAGATGTAATGTCCATTTTAAGCGTAATATTTTTACCAAACTGCCAAAAAAAGATTCTACTGAGATAAAATTGATGATAAAACGTATTTTTGAAGCTGTCACAATTGAAGATATGAGAAACTTTAAAGAAGAGTTGATGGCTCAGTTTACTGACAATCATAAATATGAAAAAGCACTCGCTATCCTGGATGATGGTTTCGAAGATACCATACAATACATGAACTTTCCAGAACACATACGTTGCCATATCAGAAGTACTAATTCTCTTGAAAGATTGAATCAAGAGGTACGTAGAAGAGAGCGAGTCATACGAGTTTTTCCAAATACACAATCTGCTTTTCGACTAGTTGGCGCAGTTCTTATGCATTACCAGGATTCTATCTATTCTAAAAAGAAATCCTTAACAAAATAG
- a CDS encoding antibiotic biosynthesis monooxygenase family protein, whose translation MYIVHSTFLVPVEKVDEVISIYTTRSKMVDQYDGFLGFQLLQNEVKKGELTVQIKWKTKQDYVNWVTSDAYKKVHELEKNYPDQELASIKPIVQRYEVVAE comes from the coding sequence ATGTATATTGTACATTCAACCTTTCTAGTTCCAGTGGAAAAGGTAGATGAAGTTATTTCGATTTATACTACTCGATCAAAAATGGTGGACCAATATGATGGCTTTCTTGGCTTTCAGCTTTTACAAAATGAAGTGAAGAAAGGTGAGTTAACGGTTCAAATAAAGTGGAAAACGAAACAGGATTATGTGAATTGGGTTACAAGTGATGCTTATAAGAAGGTTCATGAGTTAGAAAAAAATTACCCTGATCAAGAGTTGGCTTCCATTAAACCAATCGTCCAAAGATATGAAGTGGTTGCCGAATGA
- a CDS encoding response regulator transcription factor — protein MKVLVVEDNESVCSMIDMFFSKDGISGEFVHDGLKGYERFKSEKWDLLILDWMLPGIDGVTLCRKIRDEKYTVPIIMLTAKDSESDQVLGLEMGADDYVTKPFSPLALMARIKAVTRRYQSSTHNQVMVQNVIKTEHFHINKTTREVLLQGKEITNLTPKEFDLLYYFIQHPKQVFTREQLLESVWGYSFYGDERTVDVHIKRLRKKVETPSNPFFHTVWGVGYKFDE, from the coding sequence ATGAAAGTTCTAGTTGTTGAAGACAACGAAAGTGTATGTTCAATGATTGATATGTTCTTTTCGAAGGATGGAATATCAGGGGAATTTGTTCACGATGGACTTAAGGGGTATGAAAGATTTAAGAGTGAAAAATGGGATTTACTTATTCTTGATTGGATGTTACCTGGTATTGATGGTGTAACATTATGTCGTAAAATTAGGGATGAAAAATACACAGTACCAATTATTATGCTAACGGCAAAGGACAGTGAGTCAGACCAAGTTCTGGGGCTTGAAATGGGAGCAGATGATTATGTCACGAAGCCTTTTAGTCCATTAGCCTTGATGGCGAGAATAAAGGCAGTTACTAGACGATATCAAAGCTCTACACATAATCAAGTAATGGTGCAGAATGTGATTAAGACGGAACACTTTCATATAAATAAAACGACAAGAGAAGTTCTTTTACAAGGCAAAGAAATTACGAATTTGACGCCAAAGGAATTTGATCTTTTGTATTATTTTATTCAACATCCGAAACAGGTTTTTACGAGAGAACAGCTGTTAGAGAGTGTCTGGGGTTACTCTTTTTACGGTGATGAACGAACAGTTGATGTGCATATTAAAAGATTGAGAAAAAAGGTTGAAACGCCTTCAAATCCTTTCTTTCATACTGTTTGGGGAGTAGGATATAAATTTGATGAATAG
- a CDS encoding CBO0543 family protein, translating to MTTPSYDDIYRLHDDANDKGFYHWYYDDLFALTWWVLFFATIVPYFIWWRIVDRKRLMEMTSFGLFSATLASFLDVIGVTIGLWGYPDKLIPVLPPLLPADLVIIPVSSMLIYQYTTKWSSYILFYLLFSLLLAFIVEPIFSYYDMYIAHKWWTHTYSFFGLVLYGCSLRVFIKFIRANHSL from the coding sequence ATGACTACACCTTCGTATGACGATATTTATCGTTTACATGATGATGCAAATGATAAAGGGTTTTATCATTGGTATTATGATGATTTATTTGCTCTAACTTGGTGGGTACTATTCTTTGCAACTATTGTTCCCTATTTTATTTGGTGGCGAATCGTTGATCGAAAGAGACTAATGGAAATGACGTCGTTTGGTCTTTTTAGTGCTACTCTCGCTTCTTTTCTCGATGTAATTGGAGTTACAATTGGTTTATGGGGATATCCAGATAAATTAATACCAGTTCTTCCGCCATTATTACCTGCAGACTTAGTCATTATCCCCGTTAGTTCTATGCTGATTTACCAATACACCACTAAGTGGTCTTCTTATATTCTATTCTATCTGCTTTTTTCACTACTCTTAGCCTTTATCGTCGAACCAATCTTTTCTTATTATGACATGTATATAGCCCACAAGTGGTGGACACACACCTATTCTTTTTTCGGTCTCGTCCTATATGGATGCTCTTTACGGGTATTTATTAAATTTATTAGAGCAAATCATTCATTGTAA
- a CDS encoding foldase protein PrsA, with product MIEKILASKKTIVILAVLISLAIGLSVFLALNKDVVAKVGSESVTKDDLYAFFVSQNGEAALDSLITKSIIEQEAKKQEVKVSDEEVEAEVDELVLSYGGEEMFNQTLATSGLTMEDVFEDMKLNLQIEKLVESRIDVTEEELQTYFEENKESFAKTKQIQASHILVKDEDTANEVKDKLNAGQDFIELAQEYSTDTASAESGGDLGYFGEGSMVAEFEEAAFSMKVDEVSEPVKTEYGYHIIKVTDIQEASEASFNESKEEITTILTDEKMSTEYPIWLEEKKEEYDVKNYLSRNE from the coding sequence ATGATTGAAAAAATTTTAGCTAGCAAAAAAACAATTGTTATCTTAGCAGTTCTTATTTCTTTAGCTATAGGATTATCTGTCTTTTTAGCATTAAATAAAGATGTCGTAGCAAAGGTGGGAAGTGAGTCTGTAACAAAAGATGACTTGTACGCATTTTTTGTTTCACAAAATGGAGAAGCAGCGTTAGATTCACTTATCACTAAAAGTATTATTGAGCAAGAGGCAAAGAAGCAAGAGGTGAAAGTTTCAGATGAAGAAGTAGAAGCTGAGGTAGATGAACTTGTTTTATCCTATGGTGGAGAAGAGATGTTTAATCAAACATTAGCAACGAGTGGTTTAACGATGGAAGATGTTTTTGAAGATATGAAACTAAATCTTCAAATTGAAAAGCTTGTAGAATCTCGAATAGATGTGACGGAAGAAGAATTGCAAACGTATTTTGAGGAAAATAAGGAGTCCTTTGCAAAAACAAAGCAAATTCAAGCAAGTCATATTTTAGTTAAAGATGAAGATACGGCAAATGAAGTAAAAGATAAATTGAATGCTGGACAAGATTTCATTGAACTGGCACAAGAATATTCAACAGATACCGCATCCGCAGAATCGGGTGGTGACTTAGGATATTTTGGAGAAGGCAGTATGGTTGCTGAATTCGAAGAAGCAGCTTTTTCAATGAAAGTGGACGAAGTAAGTGAGCCAGTAAAAACCGAATATGGCTATCATATTATTAAAGTGACAGATATACAGGAAGCTTCCGAAGCAAGCTTTAATGAGAGTAAAGAAGAAATTACAACTATTTTAACTGACGAAAAAATGTCAACGGAATATCCAATCTGGCTAGAAGAGAAAAAAGAAGAATATGATGTAAAAAACTATTTAAGTAGGAACGAATAG
- a CDS encoding sensor histidine kinase, translating into MNSLKNIKIKYIYQLFISHFSIIFIAFLILSILFSHYVENLVYKNKVSELTSYGESILREFEQSKREQSLSQYRRFLNEQNTYFSIFDSRGRIVYPLATASSHMKITEEDWDKLSNGQNVVVKQNIQWASQDVSLVAIPSLSNGDINGGILLISPISGSREMISELNQSLFYTILIALFVSVLLSWLLSKVHVNRIEKIRRATSKIAKGNYDAHIETGNLDEIDEMANDFNNMVDQLKLSNEEIVRLENRRRQFMADVSHELRTPLTTISGVIEGMRNNMIPEEEKEKGIQLVSDETKRLIRLVNENLDYERIRSNQITLMKETVQLKELFEIMNEHLIMEAKNKHNTIQLDVDEECEVQVDYDRFIQILINITKNSIQFTENGTIWLRGKQTLTNTVIEIEDTGIGIDPSEIESIWSRFYKADLSRTSNQFGEFGLGLSIVKRLVELHDGTIDVKSQKGKGTIFRIILPK; encoded by the coding sequence ATGAATAGCTTAAAAAACATAAAAATTAAGTATATTTACCAGCTGTTTATTAGTCATTTTAGTATTATATTTATTGCATTTCTCATCTTGAGTATTTTATTTAGTCATTATGTGGAGAACTTAGTTTATAAAAATAAGGTGAGTGAGCTAACAAGCTATGGCGAAAGTATTTTGCGGGAATTTGAACAATCGAAAAGAGAACAATCTCTGAGCCAATATAGAAGGTTTCTAAATGAACAAAATACATATTTTAGTATATTTGATTCACGTGGAAGAATTGTGTACCCATTAGCTACAGCTTCTTCACATATGAAGATAACTGAGGAAGATTGGGATAAGCTTTCTAATGGTCAAAATGTAGTGGTAAAACAAAACATCCAATGGGCTTCACAAGATGTCTCCTTAGTAGCGATTCCATCTCTGTCGAATGGTGATATTAATGGGGGCATTCTTTTAATTTCTCCGATAAGTGGATCAAGAGAGATGATAAGTGAACTTAATCAATCCTTATTTTACACCATTCTTATCGCACTTTTTGTTTCGGTATTATTAAGTTGGCTTCTTTCAAAAGTTCATGTGAACCGAATTGAGAAAATTAGAAGGGCAACGTCAAAAATAGCAAAAGGTAACTATGATGCTCACATCGAAACAGGCAATTTAGATGAAATTGATGAAATGGCAAATGATTTCAATAATATGGTGGATCAGCTTAAGTTATCAAACGAGGAAATTGTTCGTTTAGAAAACCGGAGAAGACAATTTATGGCGGATGTCTCCCATGAGCTACGAACACCGCTTACCACAATTAGTGGTGTTATTGAAGGGATGAGGAATAATATGATCCCTGAGGAAGAAAAGGAAAAAGGAATACAATTAGTGAGTGATGAAACTAAAAGACTAATTCGACTAGTAAATGAGAATCTTGATTATGAACGGATTCGATCGAACCAAATAACCTTAATGAAGGAAACAGTCCAGCTTAAGGAATTATTTGAAATAATGAATGAGCACTTAATTATGGAAGCGAAGAATAAACATAACACCATTCAACTTGATGTTGATGAAGAATGTGAAGTCCAAGTAGATTATGATCGATTCATTCAAATTTTAATTAATATTACAAAAAACAGTATTCAATTTACAGAAAACGGAACTATTTGGTTGCGTGGTAAGCAGACTTTGACAAATACCGTCATTGAAATTGAGGATACTGGAATTGGAATTGATCCAAGTGAGATTGAGTCAATTTGGAGCAGATTTTATAAAGCTGATTTATCGAGAACGAGCAATCAATTTGGAGAATTTGGATTAGGACTATCCATTGTTAAGAGGTTAGTTGAATTACATGACGGAACAATTGATGTGAAGAGTCAAAAGGGAAAGGGGACAATATTCAGAATAATTCTTCCAAAATAA
- a CDS encoding sensor domain-containing diguanylate cyclase — MSSINLRTLFSLTFLCFVVLLTASITLLISNKSSSDIEAEIGDSIAGIAYQMADKLDFFMWSRYSEVELVSEMNLFKESTNLEEIRNVMNQLNDSIPSFSWIGLTDEQGNIKAATDDLLVNESIAKRPVFKEAIEQPFVGDVHEAVLLAELLPNPTDEPLEFVDISFPIYDDKNQFKGVLATHLSWSWSKEIERTIIKPYKSSLDHARKMDIFIIRPKDKRIILGPENLIGTTAPELLISEDNWKVVTWPDGEKYVTGYSTSDGYLTYPGLDWRILVRVPVEQAFASVTHLQEYILLVGVFSAVLFAILGWMIAGKIADPLHEISRAANKLKKGENVEIPHFKLIKDLDILSFSLREMVKTIIQTKSELGEMERLAHKDSLTGLPNRIALYSYINHKLENESLNERYLFLFLDLDGFKDINDTYGHQAGDHLLKVVSSCLQELVKTEGLAARLGGDEFILIKKSTTMNSTKEGEEIGQSIITAINKPISLNEETEVIIRCSVGGAIWPDYSIEPDEVIQLADEALYVSKNKGKNQCTFYTK, encoded by the coding sequence ATGTCCAGTATAAATTTACGCACGTTGTTTTCACTCACTTTTTTATGTTTTGTCGTCCTGTTAACAGCTTCGATTACGTTGCTTATTTCAAATAAATCGAGTTCGGATATTGAAGCAGAAATAGGTGATTCCATTGCCGGTATTGCTTATCAGATGGCTGATAAATTGGATTTCTTTATGTGGTCACGTTATAGTGAAGTGGAATTAGTTAGTGAGATGAATCTTTTCAAAGAGTCTACTAATCTTGAAGAAATAAGAAACGTAATGAATCAACTAAATGATAGTATTCCATCATTTTCTTGGATTGGTTTAACAGATGAGCAAGGAAATATAAAGGCGGCCACAGATGATCTATTAGTAAATGAGAGTATTGCAAAACGCCCTGTTTTTAAAGAGGCAATTGAACAGCCCTTTGTCGGAGATGTTCACGAAGCTGTCTTGTTAGCGGAGTTATTACCAAACCCTACCGATGAACCTCTAGAATTTGTTGATATAAGCTTTCCAATCTATGATGATAAAAATCAATTCAAGGGCGTTTTAGCGACACATTTGAGTTGGAGTTGGTCAAAAGAGATTGAAAGGACAATTATTAAGCCATATAAAAGTAGTCTAGATCATGCGAGGAAAATGGATATTTTCATTATTCGTCCGAAAGACAAACGAATTATTTTAGGGCCTGAGAATTTAATAGGAACAACTGCTCCCGAGCTCTTGATAAGTGAAGATAATTGGAAAGTTGTCACATGGCCAGATGGGGAAAAGTACGTGACTGGTTACTCGACATCAGATGGTTACTTAACATATCCAGGATTAGATTGGCGCATTCTTGTTCGAGTCCCAGTTGAACAAGCTTTTGCATCAGTAACTCACTTACAAGAATACATCCTATTGGTGGGGGTTTTTTCTGCTGTACTTTTTGCCATTCTTGGATGGATGATCGCTGGGAAGATTGCGGATCCTTTACATGAAATTTCAAGAGCGGCTAACAAGCTTAAAAAGGGTGAAAATGTGGAGATCCCTCATTTTAAATTGATAAAAGACTTAGATATCCTTTCTTTTTCATTAAGGGAAATGGTAAAAACAATAATTCAAACAAAATCGGAATTAGGAGAAATGGAACGATTAGCTCATAAAGATTCTTTAACAGGATTACCTAATCGCATTGCGCTTTATTCCTATATAAATCATAAACTAGAAAATGAGTCGCTGAATGAGAGATATTTATTCCTATTTTTAGATTTAGATGGTTTTAAGGATATTAATGATACATATGGTCATCAAGCTGGAGATCACTTACTTAAGGTTGTGTCCTCTTGCCTTCAGGAGCTAGTAAAAACAGAAGGACTAGCTGCTCGATTGGGTGGAGATGAATTTATCTTGATCAAAAAATCTACAACGATGAATTCAACTAAAGAAGGGGAAGAGATTGGACAGTCCATTATAACTGCAATTAATAAACCTATAAGTTTAAACGAAGAAACTGAGGTTATTATTAGGTGTAGTGTTGGTGGAGCTATTTGGCCTGACTATTCTATTGAACCTGATGAGGTCATACAATTAGCAGACGAAGCACTGTATGTATCTAAGAACAAAGGGAAAAATCAATGTACCTTTTATACAAAATAA
- a CDS encoding cold-shock protein, whose protein sequence is MLQGKVKWFNSEKGFGFIEVEGQDDVFVHFSAIQGDGFKTLEEGQTVTFEVEQGARGPQAANVQK, encoded by the coding sequence ATGTTACAAGGTAAAGTTAAATGGTTCAATTCAGAAAAAGGTTTCGGTTTCATCGAAGTTGAAGGACAAGACGATGTATTCGTACATTTCTCAGCTATCCAAGGTGACGGTTTCAAAACTTTAGAAGAAGGCCAAACGGTTACTTTTGAAGTTGAGCAAGGAGCTCGTGGACCTCAAGCTGCTAACGTTCAAAAATAA
- a CDS encoding MarR family winged helix-turn-helix transcriptional regulator, with the protein MNDQKQVEEWIDRYLAVSFSAMKKGENLVKESMGDFITIDQHYTLRYIHKVGTCTSKELSELLNVKKSVITAITNRLIEKELMKRKRDENDRRVTYLTLTDKGEELFEKTEGKIRRLVDSIITGFSPSEVVSFIEAYEKFNLLLDNYKECKVQEEE; encoded by the coding sequence ATGAACGATCAAAAGCAAGTTGAAGAATGGATTGACAGGTATCTTGCTGTTTCTTTTTCTGCAATGAAAAAAGGGGAAAACCTTGTGAAAGAAAGTATGGGTGATTTTATCACAATTGATCAGCATTATACTTTACGGTATATACATAAAGTTGGGACTTGTACCTCCAAGGAGCTTTCAGAATTACTTAATGTAAAAAAAAGCGTGATAACGGCTATAACTAATCGTTTAATTGAAAAGGAGTTAATGAAGCGGAAACGAGATGAAAATGATCGCCGTGTGACTTATTTGACCCTTACAGATAAAGGGGAAGAGTTATTTGAGAAAACAGAAGGAAAAATACGTAGGTTAGTTGACTCGATTATCACAGGTTTTAGCCCTAGTGAAGTTGTTTCTTTTATAGAAGCGTATGAAAAGTTCAATCTGCTTTTGGATAACTATAAAGAGTGCAAAGTGCAGGAAGAAGAGTGA
- a CDS encoding DUF2651 family protein, whose protein sequence is MIFFPIGVILLTLLGFYLTKKSYVTPSLIFVLFAFIMLLFFNESFFIWVVIYTILSIVTTLLVLFIKKLLKK, encoded by the coding sequence ATGATATTTTTTCCTATTGGTGTTATTTTACTTACACTTTTAGGCTTCTATTTAACAAAAAAGAGCTATGTAACGCCTTCTCTTATATTTGTGTTATTCGCTTTTATTATGCTTCTTTTCTTTAATGAATCGTTTTTTATTTGGGTCGTAATTTATACAATTCTTTCCATTGTAACAACACTTCTCGTGTTATTTATAAAAAAGCTCCTAAAAAAATAA
- a CDS encoding protein-glutamine gamma-glutamyltransferase — protein sequence MITIGNKVASGNQLSSQSLSPEQIEMVEKMNRYPNNYVFSSYSHFQFTLMLRQHIIQASRNLLASKVKFRTFRTSYCNGQYWQLTNQGGFKLKPQARPSEAIQDIYENGRLYGFECATAIVIIFYTAVLYSIDHQQFDRLYQGLYLRDWQSDEDLPIYTRRGNDFLPGDCLYFKNPQFDPNTPQWQGENVIDLGNDLYFGHGIGIKTAEGIVESLNKKRSPYATESAHLLSQVTRIDDSYLFQFASGLSRGLHVNFITSKKIAARVGRNYFSL from the coding sequence ATGATTACGATCGGAAATAAAGTAGCTAGTGGAAATCAACTTTCATCTCAGTCTCTTTCTCCTGAACAAATTGAAATGGTTGAAAAGATGAATCGATATCCGAACAATTATGTATTTAGTAGCTATAGCCATTTTCAGTTTACACTTATGCTTCGTCAACATATTATTCAAGCATCCCGCAATTTACTTGCAAGTAAAGTGAAATTCCGAACCTTTCGAACCTCATATTGTAACGGTCAGTATTGGCAGCTAACCAATCAGGGTGGTTTCAAATTAAAGCCACAGGCAAGACCATCAGAAGCAATTCAGGATATTTATGAGAATGGTCGTTTATACGGATTTGAATGTGCAACAGCCATTGTGATTATTTTCTATACGGCAGTTCTTTATTCCATAGATCATCAACAATTTGATCGGCTCTATCAAGGACTTTATTTACGTGACTGGCAATCAGATGAGGATTTGCCTATCTATACGAGAAGAGGAAATGACTTTTTACCTGGAGACTGTTTGTACTTTAAGAACCCTCAATTTGATCCGAATACACCTCAATGGCAAGGGGAAAATGTAATTGATTTAGGGAATGATCTATACTTTGGACATGGAATAGGGATTAAGACAGCTGAGGGGATTGTCGAGTCGCTGAATAAAAAAAGGAGTCCTTACGCAACAGAATCAGCCCATCTATTATCCCAAGTTACTCGCATCGATGATTCGTATTTGTTTCAATTTGCTTCAGGTTTATCTAGGGGCTTGCATGTGAATTTTATTACCTCCAAAAAAATTGCAGCAAGAGTGGGAAGGAACTATTTTTCTTTATAA
- a CDS encoding secondary thiamine-phosphate synthase enzyme YjbQ codes for MLKEFTISTDKRDEMIDVTTVVQQYVNETGVKEGTVLVYCPHTTAGITINENADPDVKTDMIRRFDELYPWTVVRDLHAEGNTAAHMKASTVGASQTIILTNGKLVLGTWQGIYFCEFDGPRTRHFYVKVLNDNRE; via the coding sequence ATGTTAAAAGAATTTACGATATCAACGGATAAAAGAGATGAAATGATTGACGTTACGACAGTAGTTCAACAATATGTTAATGAAACTGGTGTAAAGGAAGGAACGGTCCTTGTTTACTGTCCTCATACAACAGCAGGAATAACGATTAATGAAAATGCCGATCCAGATGTAAAAACAGATATGATTCGTCGCTTTGATGAATTATATCCATGGACCGTTGTAAGGGATCTTCATGCAGAAGGAAATACTGCAGCACATATGAAAGCAAGTACAGTGGGAGCTTCACAGACGATTATTCTGACTAACGGAAAGCTAGTGTTAGGGACATGGCAAGGTATTTATTTCTGTGAATTTGATGGACCGCGAACACGTCACTTCTACGTAAAGGTTCTTAACGATAATAGGGAATAG
- a CDS encoding MBL fold metallo-hydrolase gives MPITSVTSGMGIEVLPDIFCLSVQIVNVCFIGDPKVSNEFILVDAGMPGSADLIMKEARKRFGEDATLTSIILTHGHFDHVGALHDLLKEWNVPVYAHPLEAPYLTGKSNYPPPNPEIEGLIAKMSPMFPRHSIDISSHLNLLNDDGNIPTLSEWRYIHTPGHTPGHISLFREQDRALIAGDAFTNVEQESLYEVMTQKQEIHGPPAYFTTDWTAASESVKKLEALNPLIAVSGHGLPLADDELTTDLKRLAENFNETEIPENVKQN, from the coding sequence ATGCCGATTACATCCGTTACTAGTGGCATGGGTATTGAAGTGTTACCGGATATTTTTTGTCTTAGTGTACAAATTGTAAATGTTTGTTTTATTGGAGATCCGAAAGTATCAAATGAATTTATCCTCGTTGATGCTGGAATGCCAGGCTCAGCTGACCTCATTATGAAAGAAGCCAGAAAAAGATTTGGGGAAGACGCTACATTAACGAGCATTATCCTAACACACGGTCACTTTGATCATGTGGGAGCACTTCATGATTTACTTAAAGAGTGGAATGTACCAGTTTATGCCCATCCACTTGAAGCACCGTATTTAACAGGGAAAAGTAATTATCCACCACCAAACCCTGAGATAGAAGGACTTATCGCTAAAATGTCACCTATGTTCCCAAGACATAGTATTGATATTAGCTCTCACTTAAATCTTTTAAATGATGATGGGAACATTCCAACTCTCTCTGAGTGGCGCTATATTCACACACCTGGACATACTCCAGGCCATATCTCACTTTTTAGAGAACAAGATCGCGCTCTAATCGCGGGTGACGCCTTTACAAACGTCGAACAAGAGTCACTATACGAAGTCATGACTCAGAAACAAGAAATCCATGGTCCACCAGCATACTTTACTACGGACTGGACGGCCGCTTCCGAATCCGTTAAGAAGCTTGAAGCATTAAATCCCCTCATAGCTGTGAGTGGACACGGACTTCCTTTAGCAGATGACGAACTAACAACCGATTTAAAAAGACTTGCAGAGAATTTTAACGAAACAGAAATTCCAGAAAATGTGAAACAAAACTAA